In one Thioclava sp. ES.031 genomic region, the following are encoded:
- a CDS encoding ABC transporter substrate-binding protein, whose protein sequence is MKLIRGHKTAMLMGSTVLALMAGAVAVQAETIKFWTTEEQPERLAKQQQMADDFKAKTGITVDVIPVTESDLNQRATAAFAAGDLPDVIYTPLQNVLPWTDAGIVDTLASTDVVDKLDPATFAPGALKMVETDGDYAAVPVDGWTQMILYRKDLFDKAGLAPPTNFKSMEAALDKLNNPPNMYGFVAATKVDESYMSQILEQIFLANGVSPVGPDGFKPLDEKKTVEVLNFYKKLADASPPGENYWKQSRELYFAGKAAMIMWSPFILDELAGLRDSAPPMINDDPTSTELSKDTGVVTNLAGPSNPDGASWADLRYFTITADADTEAAEQFVDYSMNDGYEQTLSIAPEGKFPTRRGTDADPEKFTKLWATLPVGVDRKAPLKDLYAPAVVDEITKGLDTAQRWGVKDGQLALASKMLNSQVINRVVRDFIDGNISAEDAVAKMNDELGKIN, encoded by the coding sequence ATGAAGCTAATTCGAGGACATAAAACGGCGATGCTGATGGGCTCGACCGTGCTGGCGCTGATGGCGGGCGCCGTCGCGGTGCAGGCCGAGACGATCAAGTTCTGGACCACCGAGGAACAGCCCGAGCGTCTGGCCAAGCAGCAGCAGATGGCCGACGACTTCAAGGCGAAGACCGGCATCACCGTCGACGTGATCCCGGTCACGGAGAGCGACCTGAACCAGCGCGCCACCGCGGCTTTCGCGGCCGGTGATCTGCCCGACGTGATCTACACGCCGCTGCAAAACGTGCTGCCCTGGACCGATGCGGGTATCGTCGACACGCTGGCAAGCACCGATGTGGTCGACAAGCTCGATCCGGCGACCTTCGCGCCCGGCGCGCTGAAAATGGTCGAGACGGATGGTGATTACGCCGCCGTTCCGGTCGATGGCTGGACGCAGATGATCCTCTATCGCAAGGACCTGTTCGACAAGGCGGGCCTCGCGCCGCCGACCAATTTCAAGTCGATGGAAGCCGCGCTCGACAAGCTCAACAATCCGCCGAACATGTATGGCTTCGTCGCCGCGACCAAGGTCGACGAGAGCTACATGAGCCAGATCCTCGAGCAGATCTTCCTCGCCAACGGCGTCTCGCCGGTGGGGCCGGACGGCTTCAAGCCGCTCGACGAGAAGAAGACGGTCGAAGTGCTGAACTTCTACAAGAAGCTGGCCGACGCCTCCCCGCCCGGCGAGAACTACTGGAAGCAGTCGCGCGAGCTGTATTTCGCGGGCAAGGCGGCGATGATCATGTGGTCGCCCTTCATCCTCGACGAACTGGCTGGCCTGCGTGACAGCGCCCCGCCGATGATCAACGACGATCCGACCTCGACCGAGCTGTCGAAGGATACCGGCGTCGTGACCAACCTCGCGGGCCCGTCGAACCCCGACGGTGCGAGCTGGGCGGACCTGCGTTACTTCACCATCACCGCCGATGCCGACACCGAAGCGGCCGAGCAATTCGTCGATTACTCGATGAATGACGGCTACGAGCAGACGCTGTCGATCGCGCCCGAGGGCAAGTTCCCGACCCGTCGCGGCACCGATGCGGATCCGGAGAAATTCACCAAGCTCTGGGCGACCCTGCCGGTGGGCGTGGACCGCAAGGCGCCGCTCAAGGATCTCTACGCGCCGGCCGTGGTCGACGAGATCACCAAGGGTCTCGACACCGCACAGCGCTGGGGTGTGAAGGACGGGCAGCTCGCGCTGGCCTCGAAGATGCTCAACAGCCAGGTCATCAACCGGGTTGTGCGCGACTTCATCGACGGCAACATCTCGGCCGAGGATGCGGTCGCGAAGATGAACGACGAGCTGGGCAAGATCAACTGA
- a CDS encoding carbohydrate ABC transporter permease yields MTDISPPKGRGALARREARLAWGLLFPTIAIVALVVIVPLLAIFWISVKPVTLGDLRPAEIRTRVALRERGDQALLELRVINPSREQEMTKAGLNVTLPEGVTLTGDLPQGCAMDGQDLSCDFGTLKPGLNERFRVDAQVTGDMREMERAMRDADVTATGHVSSVLTNSTFTLDNFRQLFSGSEFWSVLGITLFYTVFGTLGALVVGLFAALLLNKSFRGQGILRGLYLFPYVAPVIAVAFTWITLFDPYSGSANALLVQMGVSEGAINFFGAKPLALIMVTVFEIWRYFPLSFLFILARMQSIDTDMYEAADMDGASPFQKFWYLSMPQLLGILSVLFLLRFIWTFNKFDDIFLLTGGNAGTRVLTVNVYEQAFAVSNIGAGAAVAVVIFACLLVFSGLFFRTMSREEGL; encoded by the coding sequence ATGACTGACATATCGCCGCCCAAGGGGCGCGGCGCGCTTGCCCGTCGCGAGGCGCGTCTGGCCTGGGGCCTGCTGTTCCCGACCATCGCGATCGTGGCGCTTGTCGTGATCGTGCCGCTGCTGGCGATCTTCTGGATCTCCGTGAAGCCGGTGACGCTGGGCGATCTGCGTCCGGCCGAGATCCGCACGCGGGTGGCGCTGCGCGAACGCGGCGATCAGGCACTTCTGGAACTGCGCGTGATCAACCCCTCGCGCGAGCAGGAGATGACCAAGGCGGGGCTGAACGTGACCCTGCCCGAGGGCGTGACGCTGACCGGCGATCTGCCGCAGGGCTGCGCGATGGACGGGCAGGACCTGTCTTGCGATTTCGGCACGCTGAAACCCGGCTTGAACGAACGCTTCCGCGTCGACGCGCAGGTGACGGGGGACATGCGTGAAATGGAGCGCGCCATGCGCGACGCCGATGTCACGGCAACCGGTCACGTCTCGAGCGTCCTGACGAATTCCACCTTCACGCTCGACAACTTCCGCCAGCTCTTTTCGGGCAGCGAGTTCTGGAGCGTGCTGGGCATCACGCTGTTCTACACGGTCTTCGGCACGCTGGGCGCGCTGGTCGTGGGGCTGTTCGCGGCGCTGCTGCTGAACAAGAGCTTCCGCGGGCAGGGTATCCTGCGCGGGCTTTATCTCTTTCCCTATGTGGCCCCGGTGATCGCCGTGGCCTTCACATGGATCACGCTGTTCGACCCCTATTCGGGCTCCGCCAACGCGCTGCTGGTGCAGATGGGCGTGAGCGAAGGCGCGATCAACTTCTTCGGGGCCAAGCCGCTTGCGCTGATCATGGTGACGGTGTTCGAAATCTGGCGCTATTTCCCGCTCTCGTTCCTCTTCATCCTCGCGCGGATGCAGAGCATCGACACGGATATGTATGAGGCAGCGGATATGGACGGGGCCTCTCCGTTCCAGAAATTCTGGTATCTCTCGATGCCGCAGCTGCTGGGGATCCTGTCGGTCCTGTTCCTGCTGCGCTTCATCTGGACCTTCAACAAGTTCGACGACATCTTCCTGCTCACCGGCGGCAATGCCGGCACGCGGGTCCTGACGGTCAATGTCTACGAACAGGCTTTCGCGGTGTCGAATATCGGTGCGGGTGCCGCGGTCGCCGTGGTGATCTTCGCCTGCCTTCTGGTCTTCTCGGGGCTGTTCTTCCGCACCATGAGCCGGGAGGAAGGGCTATGA
- a CDS encoding carbohydrate ABC transporter permease, with protein sequence MKILHKGYLTGPIIGALWALVISVTLGVAISFATGAAAKPALIGSLILGLATGFARVRITNRWAADAVAVVVALALMLVGLGALQFDDSFSLVARVVLSVVLAGTVSIPLRSILRELHFGALTRHQFEDAVIRFLTGFGYIFFTAIVVIPFYVMVMTSMKSQQQLMLNPLDFTIDLSRGWHLFDSYYELMTRFHFGRYLWTSFYVSVLTVALTLLFSVPGAYAVARLRFRGQKVFSRGILLIYMVPMIVLALPIYIAYSMVGLRNSILGIVMIYPVTTIPVALYMLQGYFRGLPVEVEEAGLMDGLSRLKVIWKITLPLALPAMASVGLYVFMIAWNEFLLAFMLLDDPSKFTLTRGIASLNSSEIPRQHLMAGAVIATVPIMALFLGLERFMTRGLTAGAVKG encoded by the coding sequence ATGAAAATCCTGCATAAAGGCTATCTCACCGGACCGATCATCGGCGCGCTCTGGGCGCTGGTCATCTCGGTCACGCTGGGGGTTGCGATCTCCTTTGCCACCGGCGCTGCGGCCAAGCCCGCTCTGATCGGGTCGCTGATCCTCGGGCTCGCGACCGGGTTTGCCCGCGTGCGCATCACCAATCGCTGGGCTGCGGATGCGGTGGCGGTGGTCGTGGCGCTTGCACTGATGCTGGTGGGCCTCGGCGCGCTGCAATTCGACGACAGCTTCAGCCTTGTTGCGCGCGTCGTGCTCAGCGTGGTGCTGGCCGGAACGGTCTCGATCCCGCTCCGCTCGATCCTGCGCGAACTGCATTTCGGCGCGCTCACCCGCCACCAGTTCGAGGATGCGGTGATCCGCTTCCTGACCGGCTTCGGCTATATCTTCTTCACCGCGATCGTGGTCATCCCGTTCTACGTGATGGTCATGACCTCGATGAAGTCGCAGCAGCAGCTGATGCTCAACCCGCTCGATTTCACCATCGACCTGAGCCGGGGCTGGCACCTGTTCGACAGCTATTACGAGCTGATGACGCGGTTCCATTTCGGCCGCTACCTCTGGACGAGCTTCTATGTCTCGGTGCTCACCGTGGCGTTGACGCTGCTGTTCTCGGTGCCCGGCGCCTATGCGGTCGCACGGCTGCGCTTCCGCGGGCAGAAAGTGTTCTCGCGCGGCATCCTGCTGATCTACATGGTGCCGATGATCGTGCTCGCGCTGCCGATCTATATCGCCTACTCGATGGTCGGTCTGCGCAACTCGATCCTCGGGATCGTCATGATCTACCCGGTCACCACGATCCCGGTCGCGCTTTACATGCTGCAGGGCTATTTCCGCGGCCTCCCCGTCGAGGTCGAGGAGGCGGGCCTGATGGACGGGCTGTCGCGGCTCAAGGTGATCTGGAAGATCACCCTGCCGCTGGCGCTGCCCGCGATGGCTTCGGTCGGGCTCTATGTCTTCATGATCGCATGGAACGAGTTCCTGCTCGCTTTCATGCTGCTCGACGATCCCAGCAAATTCACCCTCACGCGGGGCATCGCCTCGCTCAACTCCTCCGAGATCCCGCGCCAGCACCTGATGGCGGGCGCCGTCATCGCGACGGTGCCGATCATGGCGCTGTTCCTCGGGCTAGAACGTTTCATGACCCGCGGCCTGACGGCCGGCGCGGTGAAAGGATAA
- a CDS encoding ABC transporter ATP-binding protein — protein sequence MGSITLNGVEKWFGDVQVIKGIDLEIKDGEFVVFVGPSGCGKSTLLRMIGGLEDTSRGAIEIDGANVTDQPPSKRGLAMVFQSYALYPHMSVAENMGFSLKMAGSPQDEWRAKVDEAADILKLQSFLDRRPKDLSGGQRQRVAIGRSIVRDPTAFLFDEPLSNLDAALRVEMRLEIARLHRNLQRTMIYVTHDQVEAMTLADRIVVLEYGRIAQVGTPRELYEKPANLFVAQFIGSPKMNVMPCAVSGGSYSLEGGRGGTCPAPQATQLGIRPEHISLVAEGEGQCDGRVDVVEFLGADTFILFDCGPLGAVNVRVAGDTDLRPGDVAGLSFEAERTVFFDADGMAV from the coding sequence ATGGGTTCGATCACGCTAAACGGTGTCGAGAAGTGGTTCGGCGACGTCCAGGTCATCAAGGGCATCGACCTCGAGATCAAGGATGGCGAATTCGTCGTCTTCGTGGGGCCCTCGGGCTGCGGCAAGTCCACGCTTCTGCGGATGATCGGCGGGCTTGAGGATACCTCGCGCGGGGCGATCGAGATCGACGGCGCGAACGTCACCGATCAGCCGCCCTCGAAACGCGGCCTCGCGATGGTGTTCCAGTCCTATGCGCTCTACCCGCATATGTCGGTGGCCGAGAATATGGGCTTCTCGCTCAAGATGGCCGGTTCGCCGCAGGACGAATGGCGCGCCAAGGTCGACGAGGCGGCCGATATCCTGAAGCTGCAGAGCTTCCTCGACCGGCGCCCCAAGGACCTGTCGGGCGGCCAGCGTCAGCGCGTCGCGATCGGGCGTTCGATCGTGCGCGACCCGACGGCGTTCCTCTTCGACGAGCCGCTGTCGAACCTCGATGCGGCGCTGCGCGTGGAGATGCGGCTGGAGATCGCCCGGCTGCACCGCAACCTCCAGCGCACGATGATCTACGTCACCCACGATCAGGTGGAGGCGATGACGCTCGCCGACCGGATCGTGGTGCTGGAATACGGCCGGATCGCGCAGGTCGGCACCCCGCGCGAGCTCTACGAGAAGCCCGCGAACCTGTTCGTCGCGCAATTCATCGGCAGCCCGAAGATGAACGTGATGCCCTGCGCGGTCTCGGGGGGCAGCTACAGCCTCGAAGGCGGGCGCGGCGGGACCTGTCCTGCGCCGCAAGCCACGCAGCTTGGCATCCGGCCCGAACACATCTCGCTGGTGGCCGAGGGCGAGGGGCAATGCGACGGGCGCGTCGACGTGGTGGAATTCCTCGGCGCCGACACGTTCATCCTGTTCGATTGCGGCCCCTTGGGCGCCGTGAACGTGCGCGTCGCGGGCGACACCGATCTGCGTCCGGGCGACGTGGCGGGGCTGAGCTTCGAGGCCGAGCGCACGGTGTTCTTCGACGCGGACGGCATGGCGGTCTGA
- a CDS encoding GNAT family N-acetyltransferase: MIEIRQAMDADAVEAVNTLRRSITELCVADHQNDPSDIEDWLGNKTVETWRQWVARDDAVVLVAERDRKILGVGMASLSGDILLNYVHPDARFGGVSKAILSGLEDVLRARGIRRCRLESTVTARSFYESCGFRSDGGDALLLSKSL, encoded by the coding sequence ATGATCGAGATCAGGCAAGCGATGGATGCCGATGCTGTCGAGGCGGTAAACACCCTGCGTCGCTCGATCACCGAACTTTGTGTTGCAGATCATCAGAACGATCCGTCCGATATCGAAGACTGGCTTGGCAATAAGACGGTCGAGACCTGGCGACAGTGGGTCGCGCGGGATGACGCCGTGGTGCTGGTGGCCGAGCGGGACAGGAAGATCTTAGGGGTCGGGATGGCCAGCCTGAGCGGTGACATCCTCTTGAACTATGTCCATCCCGATGCCCGCTTTGGTGGCGTCAGCAAAGCTATTCTTTCAGGCTTGGAGGACGTCTTGCGCGCGCGTGGCATCCGGCGCTGCCGTTTGGAAAGCACCGTTACGGCCCGATCATTCTACGAAAGCTGCGGTTTCCGGTCAGACGGCGGTGACGCGCTCTTGCTCTCGAAATCCCTTTAA
- a CDS encoding GNAT family N-acetyltransferase, giving the protein MVKLRRMRADEFSAYVEYFVPDYAADISANYDVDIQTATKRAEQAVEESLAQGVETPGQLLLCIVAERDEADTLVGYLWCQSNAENQTVFISDFCILPPHRGKGFARLALAALNEWFSETEFGEFRLRVAAGNSIAKNLYLSAGFAPTGINMRKPIERA; this is encoded by the coding sequence ATGGTTAAGCTTCGGAGAATGAGGGCTGACGAATTTTCGGCCTACGTTGAGTATTTCGTTCCGGATTATGCCGCAGATATCTCTGCGAATTATGACGTGGATATCCAGACCGCCACGAAACGAGCCGAGCAGGCGGTCGAGGAAAGCTTGGCACAGGGTGTCGAAACGCCCGGTCAGCTCTTGTTATGCATCGTCGCAGAACGGGACGAGGCGGACACCCTGGTCGGATATCTCTGGTGCCAGTCGAACGCGGAAAATCAAACCGTGTTCATCAGCGACTTCTGCATTCTGCCGCCGCATCGGGGAAAAGGGTTTGCGCGTCTTGCATTGGCAGCGCTGAACGAGTGGTTCTCAGAAACCGAGTTTGGCGAATTTCGCCTCCGTGTCGCAGCAGGCAACAGTATTGCAAAGAACCTATACCTGTCGGCGGGTTTCGCTCCGACAGGCATCAATATGCGAAAACCGATAGAACGCGCGTAG
- a CDS encoding LysR family transcriptional regulator, translating into MTPDISLLRVFHAVMEERNVTAAAQRLGQSQSTVSAALSRLRAALGDELFLRARYGVEPTEKALEIAPDIAAGLERLEQAFRAAEPFDPARTTRRFRLLLGPYTEIVLAPELAAAFADRAPSARLEISPIGPDLDPRALAGRAFDLAVGRFDAPPEDLVVSDLFEDGFRCIVAPQALPEGASLDRNLYETLPHVVVAPPGKWRTGVHKRTEATGLHRNTAVVVTHFLTAAPAVARLGGIATVPARVAAMTAGPYGLRNAPVPVDLGTFPSQIAWHPHLRRDQGHVWLRELIREVVAEFTSPG; encoded by the coding sequence ATGACACCCGATATCTCGCTTCTGCGCGTGTTCCATGCGGTCATGGAAGAACGCAATGTCACCGCCGCCGCCCAGCGGCTCGGCCAATCCCAGAGTACCGTGAGCGCGGCGCTGTCACGTCTGCGTGCGGCGCTGGGTGACGAACTGTTCCTGCGCGCCCGCTACGGCGTGGAGCCGACCGAGAAGGCGCTCGAGATCGCGCCCGACATCGCCGCCGGGCTAGAGCGGCTGGAACAGGCCTTCCGCGCCGCCGAGCCCTTCGATCCCGCGCGCACCACGCGCCGCTTCCGGCTGTTGCTGGGCCCCTATACCGAGATCGTTCTCGCGCCGGAACTCGCGGCGGCCTTTGCCGACAGGGCCCCTTCGGCCCGTCTCGAAATCTCGCCCATCGGGCCCGATCTGGACCCCCGCGCGCTTGCCGGACGGGCTTTCGATCTGGCGGTCGGGCGGTTCGACGCCCCGCCCGAGGATCTCGTGGTCTCAGACCTGTTCGAGGACGGGTTCCGCTGCATCGTCGCGCCGCAGGCGTTGCCCGAGGGCGCGTCGCTCGACCGGAACCTCTATGAGACCCTGCCGCATGTGGTCGTCGCCCCGCCCGGCAAGTGGCGCACAGGGGTCCATAAGCGCACCGAGGCGACGGGGCTGCACCGGAATACGGCCGTCGTGGTCACACATTTCCTGACCGCCGCGCCCGCGGTCGCGCGTCTCGGCGGCATAGCCACCGTGCCCGCGCGGGTGGCCGCGATGACCGCCGGGCCCTATGGGTTGCGCAACGCGCCCGTGCCGGTCGACCTCGGCACCTTCCCCAGCCAGATCGCGTGGCACCCGCATCTGCGCCGGGATCAGGGCCATGTCTGGCTGCGCGAGCTGATCCGAGAGGTCGTCGCCGAATTCACGTCGCCGGGCTGA
- a CDS encoding type 1 glutamine amidotransferase domain-containing protein: MARILILSTAADALGDTGKKTGVWYEELATPYYAFLDAGHEVKVATIGGRAIPIDPNSDVTGEDAPASVTRFRDDAEAKAVLDNPSRIEDEDITAYDALYIPGGHGAMYDLAESDISAKAIGTAWDSGKVVASVCHGPAAFDKVVDKNGDSIVKGRKVSAFTDSEERGVGLADAVPFLLETRLRELGAQFESTDDWQPHAVADGRLVTGQNPASSEAAAKEVLALLG, translated from the coding sequence ATGGCACGCATTCTTATTCTCTCCACCGCAGCCGACGCTCTGGGCGACACGGGCAAAAAGACCGGCGTCTGGTATGAGGAACTGGCGACGCCCTATTACGCCTTCCTCGACGCAGGCCACGAGGTGAAAGTGGCCACCATCGGCGGTCGCGCGATCCCGATCGATCCGAATTCCGACGTGACCGGCGAAGACGCCCCGGCCTCGGTCACCCGCTTCCGCGACGATGCGGAGGCCAAGGCGGTTCTGGATAACCCGTCGCGGATCGAGGACGAGGACATCACTGCCTATGACGCGCTCTACATCCCCGGCGGCCACGGCGCGATGTATGACCTCGCCGAAAGCGATATCTCCGCCAAGGCGATCGGCACCGCGTGGGATAGCGGCAAGGTGGTCGCCTCGGTCTGTCACGGTCCCGCGGCCTTCGACAAAGTCGTGGACAAGAACGGCGACTCCATCGTGAAAGGCCGCAAGGTTTCGGCCTTCACCGATAGCGAAGAGCGTGGCGTGGGTCTTGCCGATGCAGTGCCGTTCCTTCTGGAAACCCGCCTGCGCGAGCTTGGCGCTCAGTTCGAGAGCACCGACGACTGGCAGCCCCATGCCGTGGCCGACGGGCGTCTGGTGACGGGCCAGAACCCGGCATCGTCCGAGGCGGCTGCGAAAGAAGTGCTGGCCCTGCTGGGCTGA
- a CDS encoding SDR family oxidoreductase — MSKVILITGASTGIGESCARHAVEAGHKVALAARSEDKLEALVKDLGEENALALPTDVTDPDAQERMVARAVEHFGRLDVVLANAGVGASARGTEAGSVESFQKMIEVNCLAVTYTAKFTLPHLRASKGHMVLTGSKASQGAMFGSVYSATKWFIRGYADNLGEELGAAGGRVTCLHPGMVDTPFFDEAKPDALRPDDVARAFLFAIDQPDHVLIPHLPVYPKPKTD; from the coding sequence ATGTCGAAAGTCATTCTAATCACCGGTGCATCCACGGGCATCGGCGAGAGCTGTGCGCGCCATGCGGTCGAAGCGGGTCATAAGGTGGCGCTGGCCGCGCGCTCCGAGGACAAGCTCGAAGCTCTGGTCAAAGATCTGGGCGAGGAAAACGCCCTCGCGCTGCCCACCGATGTCACCGACCCCGATGCTCAGGAACGCATGGTCGCGCGCGCGGTCGAGCATTTCGGACGTCTCGACGTGGTGCTGGCCAATGCGGGCGTCGGCGCCTCGGCGCGCGGGACCGAGGCCGGATCGGTCGAGAGCTTCCAGAAGATGATCGAGGTGAACTGCCTTGCCGTGACCTACACCGCGAAATTCACGCTGCCGCATCTGCGCGCCTCGAAAGGGCATATGGTGCTGACCGGCTCGAAGGCGTCGCAGGGCGCGATGTTCGGTTCGGTCTACTCGGCGACGAAGTGGTTCATCCGAGGCTATGCCGACAATCTCGGCGAAGAGCTTGGCGCGGCGGGCGGTCGCGTCACCTGTCTGCATCCGGGCATGGTCGACACGCCCTTCTTCGACGAGGCAAAGCCCGACGCGCTGCGCCCCGACGATGTCGCGCGGGCCTTCCTCTTCGCGATCGACCAGCCCGATCACGTTCTGATCCCGCATCTGCCGGTCTATCCCAAACCGAAGACGGACTGA
- a CDS encoding aldehyde dehydrogenase, with amino-acid sequence MKEIGLLLDGASAPAASGATYDRIDPVTGAVATRAAAAGRDDVEAVVASAARAFPGWSATGPNGRRKILSKAADVMEARVDDFIQAVIAETGATGPWAGFNVHLAAGMIREAAAMTTQIGGEIIPSDKPGTMAMGVARAKGVCLGIAPWNAPVILGTRAVAMALACGNTVVLKASEMCPATHRLIGECFAEAGLPEGALNVVTNAPEDAADVVEALIAHPDVKHVNFTGSSAVGRIIGRLAGEHLKPSLLELGGKAPLIVLDDADLDGAVNAAIFGAFMNQGQICMSTERIIVDEKVADAFVEKLAARASALPAGDPRGEVALGALVSEAAAEKMDALIADATGKGAKLVAGGSREGTIVAATLLDGVSESMRIYAEESFGPVKSIIRVKGDEEALKVANDTEYGLSSAIFSADVSRAMALANRLETGICHINGPTVGDEPQMPFGGVKASGYGRFGGRAAIAEFTDLRWITIEDPKQHYPI; translated from the coding sequence ATGAAAGAGATCGGATTGCTGCTGGACGGGGCCTCCGCCCCCGCCGCTTCGGGCGCAACCTACGACCGGATCGACCCCGTCACCGGCGCGGTCGCCACCCGCGCCGCCGCGGCGGGGCGTGACGATGTCGAGGCGGTCGTGGCTTCCGCCGCGCGCGCCTTTCCCGGCTGGTCCGCGACCGGGCCGAACGGGCGGCGCAAGATCCTGTCGAAAGCCGCCGACGTGATGGAGGCGCGCGTCGACGATTTCATTCAGGCGGTGATTGCCGAGACCGGCGCGACCGGGCCCTGGGCCGGGTTCAACGTGCATCTCGCCGCGGGCATGATCCGCGAGGCTGCGGCGATGACCACCCAGATCGGCGGCGAGATCATCCCCTCCGACAAGCCCGGCACGATGGCGATGGGCGTTGCGCGCGCCAAGGGCGTCTGCCTCGGCATCGCGCCGTGGAACGCGCCGGTCATTCTCGGCACGCGGGCGGTCGCGATGGCGCTTGCCTGCGGCAATACCGTGGTGCTGAAAGCGTCCGAGATGTGCCCTGCGACGCATCGCCTGATCGGGGAATGTTTCGCCGAAGCCGGGCTTCCCGAGGGCGCGCTCAACGTCGTGACCAACGCCCCCGAGGACGCGGCCGATGTGGTCGAGGCGCTGATCGCGCACCCGGACGTGAAGCATGTGAACTTCACCGGCTCTTCCGCCGTCGGCCGGATCATCGGGCGGCTCGCAGGCGAGCATCTGAAACCCTCGCTGCTGGAGCTGGGCGGCAAGGCGCCGCTGATCGTGCTCGACGATGCCGATCTCGACGGTGCGGTGAATGCCGCGATCTTCGGCGCCTTCATGAACCAGGGCCAGATCTGCATGTCGACCGAGCGGATCATCGTAGACGAGAAAGTGGCCGACGCTTTCGTCGAGAAGCTCGCCGCACGCGCCAGTGCCCTGCCCGCAGGCGATCCGCGTGGCGAGGTGGCGCTTGGGGCGCTTGTCTCCGAAGCGGCGGCCGAGAAGATGGATGCGCTGATCGCCGATGCCACCGGGAAAGGTGCGAAGCTGGTCGCCGGCGGGTCGCGCGAGGGGACGATCGTTGCGGCCACACTGCTCGACGGGGTCTCGGAAAGCATGCGCATCTATGCGGAGGAAAGCTTCGGCCCGGTCAAGTCGATCATCCGGGTTAAGGGCGACGAAGAGGCGCTGAAAGTGGCCAATGACACCGAATATGGGCTCTCGAGCGCGATCTTCAGCGCCGATGTCTCGCGCGCGATGGCGCTGGCGAACCGGCTTGAGACCGGCATCTGCCATATCAACGGCCCGACGGTCGGCGACGAGCCGCAGATGCCCTTCGGCGGGGTCAAGGCCTCGGGCTACGGGCGGTTCGGCGGGCGCGCGGCGATTGCCGAATTTACCGATCTGCGCTGGATCACCATCGAGGACCCCAAGCAGCATTACCCGATCTGA